The following coding sequences lie in one Glycine soja cultivar W05 chromosome 16, ASM419377v2, whole genome shotgun sequence genomic window:
- the LOC114388976 gene encoding mediator of RNA polymerase II transcription subunit 19a-like, which translates to MDPEGKKFGGGPRELTGAVDLISHFKLLPHYEFFCKRPLPVSIADTHYLHNVVGDTEIRKGDGMQLDQLIQNTSFRDTNARIQPFDLDVLKEAFQLRETAPIDLPAAEKGIPTIAGKSKSENKDKEKKHKKHKDKDKDKDREHKKHKHRHKDRSKDKDKDKDRDKKKDKSGHRDSSADHSKKHHEKKRKHDGDDDVNDVHKHKKSKHKSSKIDELGAIKVAG; encoded by the exons ATGGACCCTGAAGGCAAAAAGTTTGGAGGAG GACCAAGGGAATTGACTGGTGCTGTGGATCTTATAAGTCATTTCAAATTACTGCCCCACTATGAGTTTTTCTGCAAGAGGCCTCTCCCTGTGTCAATCGCGGACACACACTACCTTCACAATGTTGTAGGAGACACAGAAATAAGAAAAGGAGATGGGATGCAATTGGATCAACTTATTCAGAATACATCTTTCAGAGATACAAATGCTCGTATACAGCCTTTTGACCTAGAtgttctcaaggaagcttttcaATTACGGGAAACAGCTCCCATTGATTTGCCTGCT GCAGAGAAAGGGATTCCAACTATTGCAGGAAAATCAAAAAGTGAGAATAAAGACAAGGAGAAGAAGCATAAAaagcacaaagacaaggacaAGGATAAGGATAGGGAGCACAAGAAGCACAAGCATCGTCATAAAGACCGTAGCAAAGACAAGGACAAGGATAAGGACAGGgacaaaaagaaagataaaagcggACATCGTGATTCCAGTGCTGATCACTCAAAGAAACACCATGAAAAG AAACGGAAGCATGATGGAGACGATGATGTTAATGATGTGCACAAACACAAAAAGAGCAAG CATAAGAGCTCAAAGATTGATGAATTGGGGGCAATTAAGGTTGCAGGCTGA